The following are from one region of the Paenibacillus bovis genome:
- the nadC gene encoding carboxylating nicotinate-nucleotide diphosphorylase, with the protein MTFNGYQENLTNWIKLWLQEDVGSGDITTAATVPTGHHSVAVIHAKQDGILAGLPVAEHVFQTVDPALQFTAIATEGQSLAQGDIIARVEGSTHSLLTGERLALNLLQRMSGIATRTRQYVDMIDGLPVRLVDTRKTTPGHRMLEKYAVRVGGGSNHRFGLYDAVMIKDNHIKAAGGILPAVQAARAQIPHTMTIEVETETIEQVTEALQSGADIIMLDNMNHELMREAVALIRSQSPHVRIEASGNVSLTTIRGLAETGIDIISVGRLTYSFDNLDISLDLGNKKRE; encoded by the coding sequence ATGACGTTTAATGGATATCAGGAGAATCTTACGAATTGGATCAAACTGTGGCTGCAGGAAGATGTAGGATCGGGTGATATTACGACTGCTGCTACAGTTCCAACAGGTCATCACAGTGTAGCTGTTATCCATGCCAAGCAGGACGGTATTCTGGCCGGATTGCCTGTTGCCGAGCATGTATTTCAGACAGTGGACCCTGCTCTTCAGTTCACGGCTATTGCGACAGAAGGACAGTCTCTGGCTCAGGGAGATATTATCGCCAGAGTGGAGGGCAGCACCCATTCGCTGCTGACCGGAGAAAGACTGGCGCTGAATCTGCTGCAGCGGATGTCCGGTATCGCTACCCGCACCCGTCAGTATGTGGATATGATTGATGGGCTGCCGGTACGGCTTGTCGATACGCGCAAGACTACACCCGGCCACCGGATGTTGGAAAAGTATGCTGTCCGCGTTGGTGGTGGCAGCAATCACCGATTCGGTCTGTATGATGCAGTCATGATCAAGGACAATCATATCAAAGCAGCCGGTGGCATTTTGCCAGCTGTTCAGGCTGCACGGGCACAGATTCCGCATACGATGACCATCGAAGTAGAGACCGAGACGATAGAGCAGGTCACAGAAGCACTGCAAAGTGGTGCAGATATCATCATGTTGGATAATATGAATCATGAGCTGATGCGCGAAGCAGTCGCTTTGATTCGCAGTCAGAGTCCTCATGTCCGTATTGAGGCTTCGGGAAATGTATCGCTCACCACGATTCGCGGATTGGCCGAGACAGGGATCGATATTATCTCGGTTGGACGACTGACCTATTCTTTTGATAATCTGGATATTAGTCTGGATCTGGGAAACAAGAAGAGGGAGTGA
- a CDS encoding type III pantothenate kinase produces MVLVIDIGNTNIAFGVYRGEKLLHHFRISTNRQATPDEYGVTIHQLFQMSGVAIADIKGIIISSVVPPIMHTLEEMCEKYLHHTPMIIGPGIRTGLNLRYENPREVGADRIVNAVAAISLYGSPVIVVDFGTATTFDCIDEQGNYLGGAIVPGIGISTEALYQRASKLPNIELEKPRKVIGRNTVHAMQSGIIFGYAGQVDGIVKRIRAEMGVTARVIATGGLAELISSETETVTEVNPMLTLEGLRLIYERNLGTARPAPRSGE; encoded by the coding sequence TTGGTATTGGTGATTGATATCGGAAATACGAATATTGCGTTTGGCGTATATAGAGGCGAGAAGCTGCTGCATCATTTTCGTATCAGTACCAATCGCCAGGCAACACCGGATGAATACGGAGTGACTATTCATCAACTGTTTCAGATGTCCGGCGTTGCTATCGCAGATATCAAAGGAATTATTATTTCGTCTGTTGTACCGCCGATTATGCATACACTGGAAGAGATGTGCGAAAAATATCTGCATCATACTCCCATGATTATCGGACCGGGTATACGTACCGGCCTGAATCTGCGTTACGAGAATCCGCGCGAAGTGGGAGCAGACCGGATTGTAAATGCCGTCGCTGCTATTTCCCTGTATGGCAGTCCGGTGATTGTCGTCGATTTTGGAACCGCAACCACCTTTGACTGTATTGATGAGCAGGGGAACTACCTGGGCGGCGCTATCGTACCAGGGATCGGCATCTCCACGGAGGCGCTGTATCAGCGTGCTTCCAAGCTGCCTAATATTGAACTGGAAAAGCCTCGTAAAGTCATCGGGCGTAATACGGTTCATGCCATGCAATCCGGTATTATTTTCGGTTATGCGGGTCAGGTCGATGGCATTGTCAAAAGAATCCGCGCTGAAATGGGCGTAACCGCCAGAGTTATCGCAACCGGTGGACTGGCGGAGCTCATTTCGAGTGAAACCGAAACGGTAACCGAAGTGAATCCCATGCTGACCCTGGAAGGACTTCGACTGATTTATGAACGCAATCTCGGTACTGCCCGTCCTGCACCACGCAGTGGAGAGTAA